Genomic segment of Apium graveolens cultivar Ventura chromosome 7, ASM990537v1, whole genome shotgun sequence:
GGATGCCAATGCTATTACAAAGTTAACAATAGGTAAGATATCCCCTAGGAAAGTGTCGTGTACTCCAGAGGGGTTATGGGTGGATGTGCCGAACTATTTTATCACCAAGAGTGAGGAGATAGAAAATAGTTTGTACTACAGGAGTATCAGGTCCGGATACGCGAGGCAGCCTAATGCTGGTCCGGGGCCTTATGACCAAGCTGAGTTTGCTAGGTGGTTTGGTGGAAGTATAGTTGCTAAGGAGCCGTATCAGTTGAAGGACGAGTTTGCTTATTTGAATCATGCAGCTCAAGATCCGTCTATCCGGGCTGTATTTCAGCTCGATCCCCGTATTGAGTGGAGGTGGCCGGAGTCCGGAGAGAGAATCTATCACAGAACGGATGATGAATTTGTTCCGGTCTGGCTGAAGCATTTGAGGTCCGGGTGGAACCCGCACCGACATCTCTTCCTGAAGCACTTGTGCAAGTACGAGTACCAGCTCTCTCCTTTGTAGATAACTCTGAATGGCAAAAAGTGGATGAATTGGTTTATAGCCTGTTGCAATCAGTTCAAGGTTCAACCAACCTTTAGGCTTTGGCACCACATTTTTAGCTTGGTTAAGTCCAGTCAAGCCTCGTTATACGAGTTGAGGTTCCGGGCTACCGAGTTTGGATACGGGTCCTCTTATAGGCCTGTTATCCAGCAGTCTTCTTTGAAGCATTGGAATGGAGAGCTCATTTTGCTGAGGAATCTGGACTTGCAGTATCTCCGTCACATAGCTGCTAATGGAGTCCGGACTAAGTTCCCTCAGGCTGTTCTCCGAGGCGACACTATCCGGCTTGTCTTTTCTTTTTGTGAGTGTTTTGGGTTTCATCTAACTCAGGATACATTTATGATTCATAAAACTATAAACGGGCTAGGATGTAAGTGTTTACCTTGTAGTCCGGATTAGAACTTCTCATGTTTGTTACTTGTTTTTTATTTTTGCCAAGTACTTGTGCTCACTTTTGTTTTTCTTTGTGCTTTGGCAGGTTTTCCTTACTATAATCCGGATATGTCTTCTTCGGTGTACAGTGATGCTCTCAAAGGTTTGGGAACTGCCTTAAGTTGAAGAAGAAGGTGTCAGTGGTTGGGTCCGGGTCCAATCCTCCCCCGGAGGAGGGGTCTCAGAGCAATATTGTGTCTAGACCGGAGTCGGGGAAGCAGGAGAGGGGTCTGGAGAAGGATTCTGAAGTTGAAGCTAGGGAAGAGTTCGAGAATCTGGAGGAGATCGAACCTCTGGGGGATGTACCTAAATTTGATGTTGTCCGGAGGAGGAAGAGCCTCCAGAATTCTACTGCTAAGCTACCCTGGACTAAAAGGGCTGATATTAGTGTAGAGTCCGGTAGGGAGCGTCCGCGAAGGAGTGGTCCAGGGCTTGATGAATGAGTTGCTTGCTTCATGGCTAAATTTCCCACACAAGCTGAATGGAAGGATATGAACGCTTCCGGATTTGATGCCACCATGAAAGAGTGTACTCGTCTCTAGGGCCAAGTATATAATGTTTCTGTACTTTTTCTGTTTCTTTTATTTGGCCTTAGATTTTTTTCTGAGATACATATTTTCTTCTATGTAGCTTGGTGGTTATATGACCGGAACTGCTGCCATGTCGTACAATGATATGAAGCATGTCCGGGCCACCATTGCTAACAAACATGTGGAGCTTGTTGAACTGAAGGACCAGATCTCGGTTAAGGACACTTCTTTGTCCGGACTGAACAACCATCTTAACGATGTGATAGTACGGGCTGAAAATGCTGAAAAGGAAGTCACTGATCTTAAGTCCAAATTAACTGAGCCCCGGAGGCAGATTTCTGTTGTGAAGCCAGAGTATGAATTTATTGAAGAATTCAAGAAATCTGCGGAGTATGACCGGGCTCTTGCTAATGCTGGCGCTCTGGAGATTGCTTGTTGCTGGACAGTTACGGAGCGTCGCATCAATACGGATCTGGAAGCTGATTGGGAGAGCTTTGTCCAGGAGTTTATCAAAGCTAAACAAAACATTGAATCCGGACTAGGAGAACCGGAGCCCTATGACGGCCCTTGCCCCAGTTCCCTCCCTCCTACTACCCTGGATGCTTAGATTTATATTTGAATTCTGAACTTGTTCTGGTTTTTAGACTATTGCTTAATTTGTAACTATAATACTGTTTTTGGTCCGGGCCCATTTGGGACGGTTAACTTTGGTATATGTGCTTCGGTTTGCTTTTATGTTTGCCTTTAGAGTCtatttttgccttagaaaaagAACTATAAATGAAAATAATTGCTCTAGTCCAGGCCCTTAATTGGTCTGGACTAGTGGATTCATTTacatttgaaaaatatttttaagtaaatatgTTTGTTCTAGTTCAAATCCACCTCTGGTTCGGACTAGTGGAGTAAATATGTTTACTCTAGTCCAGGCCTACCTTTGGTCTGGACTAGTGGATGCTTTTTGCCTTAgaaaataattctaagtaaataaGTTAGCTCTAGTACAGGACCATTATTGGTCCAGACTAGTGGATGTTTTTTgccttaaaaaaaattctaagtaaatatgtttgctctaaTCCAAACCCCTTATGGGTCCGGAGTGGTGGATTCACCAAATTACCCGAGGCCTATGTTTGCCTTAaaaaataattctaagtaaataaGTTTGCTCTAGTTTAGTCCCAGTATTGGTCcagactagtggttgctttttgccttagaaaataattctaagtaaataaGTTTGTTCTAGTCCAGTCCCAGTATCGTTCCGGACTTGTGGTTgctttttgccttggaaaataattctaagtaaataaGTTTGCTCTAGTCCAGGACCATTTTTGGTCCGGACTAGTGGATGTTTTTTGCCTTAaaaaataattctaagtaaatatgtttgctcttGTCTAGACCCCTTATTGGTCAGGAATAGCGGATGCTTTTTTGCCTTAgaaaataattctaagtaaatatgtttgctctagtccaggCCCATTACTAGTCCGGACTAGTGGATGCTTTTTTGGACAAATCTAAGAAAATGTAATATAGAAAAATGCTTTTCATTAATCTAAAATTTCATTCATACAAGATATAAGAAAAACCAAACCGGTTGCTTGTCATATGGGCTATAAGATTTTGATTGCTTTGTTTGCTTTTTTCTATTGGTAGAACTTCCTTAATCTGAGTCAATGCCAGGTATTGTGGACTTCTGAGCCATCCATGTTCATCAGTTTATAGGTTCCTGATCTCAAGACTTCTTTGACCTtatatggtccttcccatttgggcattagcTTTCCAGTGTTTGTAGGATCTGATGCTTCTGTGTCTCGAAGAACCAggtctccaacttggaagtttttgactctgGACTTCTTACTGAAATGTTCTTTTATTTTCTCCTTATATCTCTCCATCTTTGCTACAGCTTGGTCCCATACTTCATCAATTAACTCAATGTTTGTTTTGAGTCCTTCTTCGTTAGCTGCTTCATCAAAGTTTATTACCCTGTGAGAAGGAGATCCCACCTCTATTGAAAGCATTGCTTCAGTACCAGAAGCTAGTTTGAAAGAAGTTTCTCCCGTGCTTGTCTGGGGGCTTGTTCTGTAGGACCACAATATGCTTGGCAGTTCTTCTGGCCATTTCCTCTTGCTTTCTTTAAGTCTTTTCTCAATGCTTCGGAGTAGGATTCTGTTTGTGACTTCCACTTGACCATTTCCTTGGGGTATGCTACTGATGAGTTTTTGTGCTTGATCCCGTGGTCCTGGAGGTAGGACTCGAATTCTGCTTCAACAAACTGTGGCCCATTATCTGATACTAGGACCCTTGGAATCCCGAACCTTATCAAAATAttgtccataaactttatgcagtTCTGCTGGTTTATGGTCCTCATTGCTTTTGCTTCGACTCATTTGGTCATGTAATCAATTGCAACTAACAAGTACCTTAGATCTCCTTTAGCCCGGGGAAAGGTCCCATGATATCGATACCCCAGACAGTAAAGGGGATTGGAGATAGGACTGATGAAGGTAGGACTGGGCTAATCCGGGacacattgctgaagagttggcattcCTTACATTTTTTCATGAACTCTATTGAATCCTGGTGGATAGTTGGCCAGTAATagccttgtcttatgatcttatgagctagggcctttGCAGACATATGATCTCCACAGATCCCTTCATGGACTTCCATTAAACAGTATTTGGCTTCTTCTGCCTCGACATACTTTAGAATAGGAGATGAGAAGGTCCTGCGGTATAGTAGTCCTTCTTCAAGGAAAAACTTGGCTGCTTTGGCTTTCAATCTTTGAGTCATTCCTTTGTCCTCTGGGATTTCTCCTTTCTCTAGATATTTGATGAAAGGAGTCATCCAGTTCAGGTTGCTTTCGATCTCGAAGACTTCTTCGGATTCAATAGATGGTTTTTGGAGTTCTTCAAAGTAAACTGAGCAGTCCAGATCCGACGAATTCTGGACCGACTTTGATAGAATATCCGCTTCTTTATTTTCTTCTCGACATATCTGCAGGACTTGATGCCTTGGGATTGATGCTAGGTAGCTTTGAACTAATGCTTGATATTTTTCCAGAATAGGGTCTTTCGCTATGTATTCCCCgtttgtttgcttgaccactatctgCGAGTCGCTGTATATTTTTAAGTCCTGGACTTTGAGAGTCCTGGAAAGCTTTAAGCCTGCAATCAATGCTTCATATTCCGCCTGGTTATTTGTTGCGGGGAATCCGAAGGATATAGTTGTCTATATCATAAATCCCTCAGGACTTGTTATGATGAGTCCGACTCCCGACCTTTTGCTTGTTGATGAACCATCTACTTGCAGGGTCCTGGCTCCTGGGTTTGCAGCTTGGTCTGTCTCCGAATCTATGTTTATTGGTTCTGGTTCTTCTTCCGGGAAGTTGTATTCGATTATGAAGTCAACAAGTGCTTGAGCTTTAATGGCAGTCCTGGGAATGAAGCTTAAATTGAACTAGCTTAACTCCACAACCCAATTGACTAGCCTTCCTGAGACATCCGGCTTTTGAATTATCTTCCTTAGAGGTTGATTTGTGACCACTCTGATTTCTCTTCCTTGGAAGTAGTGTCCGAGTTTTCTTGATGTTGTGACCAAGGCAAAGGAAAACTTTTCTAGTCTTGGGTACCTGGTCTCCGCATCTTTAAGTACTTGGCTTAAGGTAGCTCCGACTACTAGTGCTCCTGCTGATAAGTATAGATAGATAGGGTTTCCTGGTTGGgctttagttaggactggtggctTGGAGAGGTAGGTTCTTCAAATGCTTTCTGGCACTCCGGGGCTTGGTTGACTTCTTTCTTGTTATTTGTtcctttgagtagatcaaagaaTTGTAAACATCCTTCTTCTAGCTTGGAAATAAATCTTCTAAGTGCTGCTAGTGATCTCGCTAGCTTGTGAACATCTTTTTGGGTCTTGGGAGCCCTCATCTCttggattgcttttattttctccGGATTAACTTCAATTCCTCGGTTGCTGGTCATGAACCCCAATAACTTGCATGCTCCAACTTCAAAGGTATATTTTTCCGGATTTAGTTTGAGTTCATGCTTCCTCAGGTTGTCGAAACATTCTCTCAGGTCTTTTATGTGTCATGGGATAGTTGTTGATTTAGAAATCATATCATCGACATAGGACTCTAAGTTTCTCCCGATCTcggacttgaatatcttgttcatggctctttggtaagtggatcATGCAtttatgagttataaatattgCCTTAGGTATGTCCTTCAGGTACATCTTGATCTGGTTATACCCGGAGAAGGCGTCCATGAAGCTCAACATGATGTGTCTGAAGGTGGCATCTATCAGCTGATCAATATTTGGAAGAGGGTAtgggtccttcgggcatgcatcatttaaATCAGTATAGTCCACTCATATTCTCCATTTTCCGTTTGACTTCTTTACCATGCCAACGTTTGCTAACCACCCCGGGTATTTGATTTCTATGATGAATCCTGCTTTGAGTAACATCTCTACTTCTTCGTCTATTGCCCTTTGCCTCTCCGGGAGAAAGTTTCTTCTCTTCTGCTTGACTGGATTTCTGTTGGGGTTGACATCCAAACTGTACATTGCTATGGGCTCATGTAGTCCGAGCATATCTCTTGGATTACAGGCAAACACATCTTTGTAATCCCGAGCAAGGATATTAGTTCTTCTCTGAAGGACTCTTTGAGTCCTGACCCAACTTTCATCTTTTTTGTAAGATTGCTTTCATCGATCTGAGTTTCCTTTGTTTCAACTGCGACCTCAATTTTTGCTTGGTCTTTTATTGAGACCATTTGATGAATTCAAGCTTCTGAGTTCTTTTTCAAATAGGTGCTAACTTGTGTTAATTTGTCTTTGATTGCTTGCATTGTAACTGGCTTGGTCTAGGACTGGATTTGCCTTGTCAACCACAATGACTTGGTTGCTTATCAGTTCTTCCGAACTTAGTTTGGCTGCTTCTGGATCCGGACTTGATTCAATGAATTGCACTTCTTTTGTTGTTTCTTCCCTTGGATGGAGGTGGTTCTTATTGATGCTTTGTTGTCTTGTGTTAATTTGTCTTCTTTTTGTTATCCTGGTGGGTTTCTGCCATGACTAAGTCCTGACTGTAGCATGTTTTAGCAATCCCATAATCTCCTTTTATTTCTCCGACTCCGGTCGGTTTTAGGAACTTAATCTTGAGGTGGGAGATTGAAGTTATGGCTTGCATCATAGTTAGAGCTTACCTGCCAATTATTCTGTTGTAGGATGAAGGATTGTTGATGACATAGAACTTGATGACATGAGTTATATGGTTAGGAGCAATTCCAAAAATGACAGGTAGGTATAAGGTCCCTTGGATTGGGACTAGATTATGTCCGAATCC
This window contains:
- the LOC141674174 gene encoding uncharacterized protein LOC141674174 — translated: MLSIEVGSPSHRVINFDEAANEEGLKTNIELIDEVWDQAVAKMERYKEKIKEHFSKKSRVKNFQVGDLVLRDTEASDPTNTGKLMPKWEGPYKVKEVLRSGTYKLMNMDGSEVHNTWH